A single region of the Corynebacterium deserti GIMN1.010 genome encodes:
- the mobF gene encoding MobF family relaxase — translation MHSQSVAYYESTVGDAPGPDGYYSEAGSAPAQAWVKSENAAGYARLLGVEQGQVLSGGEVASWFNKVTSPKGQKLGRALREDGVPGFDLTFCAPKSVSVLWGLSGRDQVRAIVDQAHSVAVSTALDYLNTHAAYTRRWDESETLIVDNTLGLSGVKYEHRTSRAGDPHVHSHVLLANRQLCADSKARSLDGVSLYHEARAAGMLYQAALREELTRHLGVTWGAVTNGQADIVGLDDRGLLEAFSTRTTEISQWEEKNSLPHNYQLQRVGQKTTRQVKDVDASVSELETKWAKHQDAVARVEQIIADADTTESPIAPQVLPTPEAVLAEVITERSTFTRADVVEKCAEMIPVGALTVDEIVEFAEVTATQALESVALSVTPERAREVDKTQREGSQRFTTDVVIEEVNRGIDLATTRTHNAVVAASIQPVQGVLSPAQAQAMTAVVSSDFLASVVVAPAGAGKTSSLKAARQVWEQAGRTVVGLAPTGKAADVMVGEQVAHESSTIARALYGTQDLSPADVAARLGWDRSTVVVVDEAGMVSTPDVVRLLEIVRAADARMVLVGDPQQYGAVKARSGMLATLAYELPDAVELTEVFRQRDAAERAASIQLRSGDKESIKRAAHWYMLNDRLCAGSVTAMLDDALAGWSADTAAGKDSLLVATTGEQVQALNAGAQKIRAERGELDLSEARELSTGQWLHAGDVLLSRKNDYDLTTSAGDVVRNGQRWRVDALHGDGSISVTRLDQTRARAVLPASYLRESGQLGYASTGHSAQGATVDVARVVAGAGQVDRASVYVPLTRGREGNYLYLTESMPGDSAEGHGSVVPVARREVGDYPRDVLIAAAVRDGVDLTPHQVWGKARSDWELTRLAAGRGIDGSPFTGTRMGEMMAAREALRDARWREEFESVTPLPVRVKPTPKSKASAPKDQEMMSREELDARFAAAQRALEEVEQRQRVVDGEHRELVRQLQQVNNEVRAVVRQVDQLGYQIAAAQRARENRGVFAKMFKPNAGVEELEQLSAQKVALEQQHTELVEHRERVVEEATVVEERREEVREECSRARTAVAFAFAEQLQPTTFDLNASSFSNSSGADLNADQQFGMNQSRGHDHGLDL, via the coding sequence CACCGTGGGCGATGCCCCTGGCCCAGATGGGTATTATTCCGAGGCGGGAAGCGCACCCGCCCAGGCATGGGTTAAGAGCGAAAACGCTGCCGGATATGCGCGCTTGTTGGGTGTGGAACAAGGCCAGGTGTTAAGCGGTGGAGAGGTGGCCTCGTGGTTTAACAAGGTCACCTCTCCGAAGGGGCAGAAGCTTGGTCGAGCACTGCGCGAGGATGGTGTGCCGGGGTTTGATTTAACGTTTTGCGCGCCGAAAAGTGTATCGGTGTTGTGGGGATTATCGGGGCGTGATCAGGTGCGTGCGATCGTTGATCAGGCCCATAGCGTGGCAGTGTCAACGGCGTTGGATTACCTTAATACCCATGCGGCATATACCCGCCGGTGGGATGAATCAGAGACGTTGATTGTGGATAACACGTTGGGGTTATCGGGTGTGAAATATGAGCACCGGACCTCACGTGCGGGTGATCCGCATGTTCACTCACATGTTCTATTAGCTAATCGCCAACTGTGTGCTGATAGCAAAGCGCGCTCACTTGATGGGGTAAGCCTGTACCACGAGGCAAGGGCTGCGGGGATGCTGTATCAGGCTGCGTTGCGTGAGGAATTAACCCGCCATCTTGGTGTGACATGGGGTGCGGTGACCAACGGGCAGGCCGATATTGTCGGGCTTGATGATCGTGGTTTATTGGAGGCTTTTTCTACCCGGACGACGGAGATTAGTCAGTGGGAGGAGAAGAATTCTTTGCCCCATAACTACCAGTTGCAGCGGGTGGGGCAGAAAACAACACGTCAGGTTAAAGACGTCGATGCCAGTGTCTCAGAGCTAGAAACTAAGTGGGCTAAGCACCAAGATGCAGTTGCACGCGTTGAACAGATCATCGCAGATGCCGACACCACAGAATCACCTATAGCGCCGCAGGTGTTGCCAACCCCGGAAGCTGTGCTCGCGGAGGTGATCACGGAGCGTTCGACGTTTACCCGTGCGGATGTGGTGGAAAAATGCGCAGAAATGATTCCGGTGGGTGCACTCACGGTTGATGAGATCGTGGAGTTCGCGGAAGTCACTGCGACCCAGGCGCTGGAGTCGGTGGCGCTGAGTGTCACTCCGGAGCGTGCGCGGGAGGTGGATAAAACGCAGCGGGAAGGATCGCAGCGGTTTACCACTGACGTTGTGATTGAGGAGGTTAATCGCGGTATTGATCTCGCGACGACACGCACGCATAACGCAGTAGTGGCGGCATCTATCCAGCCGGTACAAGGCGTGCTCTCGCCTGCGCAGGCACAGGCGATGACGGCGGTAGTGTCTTCTGATTTCTTAGCGTCTGTTGTGGTGGCACCGGCTGGTGCGGGTAAAACGTCGTCGTTGAAAGCGGCACGTCAGGTGTGGGAGCAGGCCGGTAGAACCGTGGTTGGTTTAGCCCCGACCGGTAAGGCTGCTGATGTGATGGTTGGTGAGCAGGTAGCTCATGAATCTTCGACGATCGCGCGTGCTCTGTATGGCACGCAGGATCTTTCTCCGGCGGATGTTGCTGCGAGGTTGGGGTGGGATCGTAGCACGGTGGTGGTGGTTGATGAGGCGGGTATGGTGTCAACGCCTGATGTGGTGCGGTTGTTAGAGATTGTGCGTGCCGCTGATGCGCGCATGGTGTTGGTCGGTGATCCGCAGCAATATGGTGCGGTGAAAGCCCGGTCGGGCATGCTTGCGACCTTGGCGTATGAGTTACCTGATGCAGTAGAGCTCACGGAGGTGTTTCGCCAGCGTGACGCCGCTGAGCGGGCTGCAAGTATTCAGCTACGCAGTGGGGATAAAGAGTCGATTAAGCGGGCAGCTCACTGGTACATGCTCAATGACCGGCTTTGTGCGGGTTCTGTGACAGCGATGTTGGATGATGCGTTAGCCGGGTGGAGTGCAGACACTGCAGCCGGCAAGGATTCGTTGTTGGTAGCCACCACCGGTGAGCAGGTCCAGGCGCTCAATGCTGGTGCGCAGAAGATCCGCGCTGAGCGCGGCGAATTGGATCTATCTGAGGCGCGGGAATTATCGACTGGTCAGTGGTTGCATGCGGGGGATGTGTTGTTGAGCAGGAAAAATGATTATGACCTGACCACTAGTGCTGGTGATGTGGTGCGCAATGGGCAGCGCTGGCGGGTGGATGCGCTTCATGGTGATGGTTCTATTAGTGTCACTCGCCTTGATCAGACGCGGGCGAGGGCTGTTCTTCCGGCTTCCTATCTGCGGGAGTCTGGTCAGTTGGGGTATGCCTCTACGGGTCATTCTGCGCAGGGTGCCACGGTAGATGTGGCGCGTGTGGTTGCTGGTGCTGGTCAGGTTGATCGGGCCAGTGTGTATGTGCCTCTTACCCGTGGTCGTGAGGGTAATTATCTCTATCTTACGGAGTCGATGCCAGGCGATAGTGCGGAAGGTCATGGCAGTGTGGTGCCGGTGGCCCGTCGTGAGGTGGGTGATTATCCCCGTGATGTGTTGATTGCGGCGGCGGTGCGTGATGGTGTGGATCTGACCCCTCATCAGGTATGGGGTAAGGCGCGATCAGATTGGGAGTTAACGCGTCTTGCTGCTGGTCGTGGCATTGATGGATCGCCGTTTACGGGTACGCGTATGGGTGAGATGATGGCTGCTCGGGAGGCGTTGCGTGATGCACGCTGGAGGGAGGAGTTTGAGTCGGTCACGCCGTTGCCGGTGCGTGTGAAGCCCACGCCGAAGTCCAAGGCATCGGCGCCGAAAGATCAGGAAATGATGTCGCGTGAGGAACTCGACGCGCGTTTTGCTGCAGCGCAGCGTGCGTTGGAAGAGGTAGAACAGCGACAGCGTGTCGTAGATGGTGAGCATCGGGAGTTGGTGCGCCAGCTACAGCAGGTCAACAATGAGGTACGTGCTGTCGTGCGGCAGGTGGATCAGTTGGGTTATCAGATTGCTGCGGCACAGCGTGCGCGGGAGAATCGTGGGGTGTTTGCGAAGATGTTTAAGCCCAATGCCGGTGTTGAGGAGCTTGAGCAGTTATCGGCACAGAAGGTGGCGTTGGAGCAGCAACACACGGAATTGGTGGAGCACCGCGAGAGAGTAGTGGAGGAAGCAACAGTGGTAGAGGAGCGTCGTGAAGAGGTGCGTGAGGAGTGTAGTCGTGCACGAACGGCGGTGGCGTTTGCGTTTGCGGAACAGCTACAGCCAACGACGTTTGATCTGAATGCGTCGTCTTTTTCCAATTCATCGGGTGCTGATCTAAACGCAGATCAGCAGTTTGGGATGAATCAGAGCCGTGGCCATGATCATGGGCTGGATCTATAA